In the genome of Cuculus canorus isolate bCucCan1 chromosome 28, bCucCan1.pri, whole genome shotgun sequence, one region contains:
- the S100A11 gene encoding protein S100-A11, with product MPTETERCIESLLAVFQRYAGREGDNCTLSKREFVAFMNTELAAFTKNQKDPGVVDRMMKKLDLNSDGKLDFQEFLNLIGGIAVACYDSLVVKNP from the exons ATG CCCACGGAGACGGAGCGCTGCATCGAGTCCCTGCTGGCCGTCTTCCAGCGCTATGCGGGACGCGAAGGGGACAACTGCACACTCTCCAAGAGGGAGTTTGTGGCCTTCATGAACACCGAGCTGGCTGCCTTCACAAAG AACCAGAAAGACCCAGGTGTGGTGGACAGGATGATGAAGAAACTCGATTTGAACAGCGATGGAAAGCTTGACTTCCAGGAGTTCCTGAACCTCATCGGGGGCATCGCGGTGGCCTGCTACGATTCCCTGGTTGTTAAGAACCCTTAA